Part of the Oncorhynchus kisutch isolate 150728-3 linkage group LG2, Okis_V2, whole genome shotgun sequence genome, ATCGTTTCCAAAAGCAGTGAGATatgttgggtgaaaaaaatatcGTTTTTATATGTAGTCTAGGCTCGGGTAGATTGGTAGCTACAGTCTAAATATAGGCTTACTGATTACAGGCTACATGAGGGTGCCAGAATTCAAGAGCAAAGTTTTGACACCGATGCATTCGTTTTATATGCACATAATTAGCATATAGGGATCCCACCCATTCCGACCACCCCAATATTTTTggtgagaaacagggagaggggaTGGCACTTCTTTTAGCATCATAACCCCCCTTAGCACACGTGCATTGTGATAATATTTTCTAAAATAATTTCATGGTTTAATAATTGCTTTTTGAATAAGGTTATGGAAgtagcattcaaaatgtatttttttttaaacttacaGGAGCGCGAGATGGACTTAATAAGTTTacaacaaataaacaaaacatatgaACGAGATTTCGTTTATAAATCAGATTTCCAAATCAAACGAGAGAAGTCGTATTACATGTTGACGTGTTAAATAGGAAAGTAAGAGCTGATGGTGGTTTGTGATTAGTTAGGCTACTGAAAGGAATATTGTGTGGGTAACCAAATGCTGATTCAGCTTATTTTCTTAAGTAATTCAAGAAGATCTTTAGATCTTTTGGCAAAAGTTAAACGTTAACTCTTTTGTGCCAAACATGCCAAATGGTTAAAAGGGGAGAGGTTAAGAAGGCCTATTGATGATTTGATAGTTAAAGAAAGCATAGTTTGGAAAGTGAAGTTATAACTATTACAAAAcagcatttttttgtttttattttcataATAGATCACGTGATCAAATATGATTGTATTTGTTTGTAATATGGCCTGGACTTATACTGAAACCAACACCAGACATCAGGAATCTTAAGAAAATGACTAAATGTTCGGTTTATTGATGGAAGGTTATTTTTCAATCCAGAGTACAGTGTATGCTCAATCATGGTTTAGTACACGTTCAATTCATATTGCCTGCATTATGAGCCTAACAACTCTTCTCTTCGTAGGTCAAGGAATACAGAGGCGGTGGGAAACTCCAATCACGTGATACAAGAACACCCATGCCATTGGATAGGGCCTTGGTTTGaatcttcacaatgcagaaagctACATACTACGATAATTCTGGACTTTTTGGAAGCTACTCTTACCCCAAATCCGACTCATATATGTATGGCCCATCTCACCAGCCCTACCCCACTTCTAACCTTGAGAGTGATTATCAGGGTCCAGTTTGTCCAATACAAACCACAACTGTACGGCCACCAACTCATAAAGACAATGACATGAATGGCAACTGCATGCGACCAAGTAGCAGCCAAGGAAACACCCAACAGTCGAGTATTGGTGAACAGCCGCAGGCACCTCCATTGTCGGCATCTTCCCCTAACTCCAGCAACACTTCATCTCAGAAGAAGAAATCTCCCCCAAACAATGCTTCAAATACTGCCACCCCAGTCATTAACAAGCAAATTTTCCCATGGATGAAGGAGACGCGATCGAACGCCAAACAGAAAAACAGCAGCAACAATTGTACAACTGCAgaaggtacagtgtgtgtgtgcatgtgcgtgtgcgtgtgcgcgtgcgtgcgtgtgtgtttcagCATGATTCGTCTGGGCATGGTGGTGCGTAATGCGTGCGTAAAAGGGCGATTATTCTACTGTGCGCATGGGTCATTTTAGGCAACTGCGTAGGCCTATGTGAAATCATTCATAATACATAGAGACTTATGGTGTTTACTATGTATTTTCAGGTGAGTCCTGCGATGAAAAAAGTCCACCTGGTCCAGCCTCCAAACGGGTCCGAACTGCCTACACCAGTGCACAACTTGTAGAACTTGAGAAGGAGTTCCATTTCAACCGGTACCTGTGTCGTCCCCGAAGAGTGGAGATGGCTAATTTATTGAATCTCACTGAGCGCCAAATAAAGATCTGGTTTCAAAACAGAAGGATGAAATACAAAAAGGATCAGAAGGCTAAGGGGATAATGCACTCTCCCATCGGACACTCCCCGGACAG contains:
- the hoxd3a gene encoding homeobox protein Hox-D3a, whose product is MQKATYYDNSGLFGSYSYPKSDSYMYGPSHQPYPTSNLESDYQGPVCPIQTTTVRPPTHKDNDMNGNCMRPSSSQGNTQQSSIGEQPQAPPLSASSPNSSNTSSQKKKSPPNNASNTATPVINKQIFPWMKETRSNAKQKNSSNNCTTAEGESCDEKSPPGPASKRVRTAYTSAQLVELEKEFHFNRYLCRPRRVEMANLLNLTERQIKIWFQNRRMKYKKDQKAKGIMHSPIGHSPDRSPPLSGPNHIGYSVNVNSLSYDAPSPPSFAKPQQNMYGLAAYTAPLGGCIPQQKRYPGSEYEHHSMQGNGGFANANLQGSPVYVGGNFVDSMPASGPMFNLGHLPHPSSASVDYSCAAQIPGNHHHGPCDPHPTYTDLTSHHASQGRIQEAPKLTHL